The following proteins are encoded in a genomic region of Streptosporangiales bacterium:
- the recG gene encoding ATP-dependent DNA helicase RecG has translation MAALDANLKTVLGDKTAKALERELDVVTVDDLLRHYPRRYAKRGELTDLAALREDEHVTVLARVKSSSSRPVQQRHFGSRQGARTLVEVVVTDGNGELRLTFFNQQWRAKQLHVGVVGLFSGKVSTYRRTRQLAHPDCQVLDGPAASIDDVEELARALIPVYPATAKLPSWRIQAAVRVVLDHLDVDADADPMPESVRRRHHLVGLRDALVGVHRPGEWDELGRARRRLKWDEAFVLQVELARRRRAQEALPATPRKPSADGLLDAFDDALPFSLTEGQRQVGEDILADIGRSHPMHRLLQGEVGSGKTVCAVRAMLAVIDAGGQAAILAPTEVLAQQHHRSIVELLGPLATGGMLGGDERGTQVVLLTGSMGQTERRRALLDAASGQAGIVVGTHALLQDQVQFADLGLVVVDEQHRFGVEQRDALRAKGTAPPHVLVMTATPIPRTVAMTVYGDLDVSTLSELPAGRSTIASHVVPAAERPAYLTRTWERITEEIAAGHQAYVVCPRIGDEKADEDTDTDDAATAARRPPMAVLDVAPKLAEGPFADLRVGILHGRMPAERKDSVMRGFALGEYDVLVATTVIEVGVDVPNATVMVVMDADRFGVAQLHQLRGRVGRGSAPGLCLLVTDAEAESPARERLEAVSATVDGFRLSRLDLEQRKEGTILSDRQHGRTDLKQLTLLRDEDIIKDARDEAATLVASDPDLTEHPALAREIEALLGDDADYLEKG, from the coding sequence ATGGCGGCACTGGACGCGAACCTGAAGACGGTCCTCGGCGACAAGACGGCCAAGGCGCTCGAGCGCGAGCTCGACGTCGTCACGGTCGACGACCTGCTCAGGCACTACCCCCGCCGCTATGCCAAGCGCGGCGAGCTGACCGACCTCGCCGCACTGCGGGAGGACGAGCACGTCACGGTGCTCGCCAGGGTGAAGTCGAGCAGTAGCCGCCCTGTCCAGCAGCGCCACTTCGGCTCCCGGCAGGGCGCGCGCACCCTCGTCGAGGTCGTCGTCACCGACGGCAACGGCGAGCTGCGCCTCACGTTCTTCAACCAGCAGTGGCGTGCGAAGCAGCTCCACGTGGGTGTCGTCGGGCTGTTCTCCGGCAAGGTCTCGACGTACCGCCGCACGCGCCAGCTCGCGCACCCCGACTGCCAGGTGCTCGACGGCCCCGCCGCCTCGATCGACGACGTCGAGGAGCTCGCGCGGGCGCTCATCCCGGTCTACCCGGCCACGGCGAAGCTGCCGTCCTGGCGCATCCAGGCCGCCGTCCGCGTCGTGCTCGACCACCTTGATGTCGACGCCGACGCCGACCCGATGCCGGAGTCCGTCCGCAGGCGGCACCACCTGGTGGGCCTGCGTGACGCGCTCGTCGGGGTGCACCGGCCGGGGGAGTGGGACGAGCTCGGCCGCGCGCGCAGGCGGCTGAAGTGGGACGAGGCGTTCGTCCTGCAGGTCGAGCTGGCGCGGCGGCGGCGCGCGCAGGAGGCGTTGCCGGCGACCCCGCGCAAGCCGAGTGCCGACGGGCTGCTCGACGCCTTCGACGACGCGCTCCCGTTCTCGCTCACCGAGGGGCAGCGGCAGGTCGGCGAGGACATCCTCGCCGACATCGGCCGCAGCCATCCGATGCACCGGCTGCTGCAGGGTGAGGTCGGCAGCGGCAAGACCGTCTGCGCCGTCCGGGCGATGCTCGCCGTCATCGACGCCGGCGGGCAGGCCGCCATCCTCGCGCCCACCGAGGTGCTGGCACAGCAGCACCACCGGTCGATCGTCGAGCTGCTCGGGCCGCTCGCGACGGGCGGCATGCTCGGCGGCGACGAGCGCGGCACCCAGGTCGTGCTGCTCACCGGGTCGATGGGGCAGACCGAACGCCGCCGCGCCCTGCTCGACGCCGCGTCGGGGCAGGCCGGCATCGTCGTCGGCACCCACGCGCTGCTCCAGGACCAGGTGCAGTTCGCCGACCTCGGACTCGTCGTGGTCGACGAGCAGCACAGGTTCGGCGTCGAGCAGCGCGACGCACTGCGCGCCAAGGGCACGGCGCCGCCCCACGTGCTCGTCATGACGGCCACGCCGATCCCGCGCACGGTCGCGATGACCGTCTACGGCGACCTCGACGTCTCGACGCTGAGCGAGCTGCCCGCGGGCAGGTCGACGATCGCGAGCCACGTCGTGCCCGCCGCCGAACGCCCCGCCTACCTCACCCGCACCTGGGAGCGCATCACGGAGGAGATCGCCGCCGGCCACCAGGCGTACGTCGTGTGCCCCAGGATCGGCGACGAGAAGGCCGACGAGGACACCGACACGGACGACGCCGCCACTGCCGCGCGCCGGCCGCCGATGGCGGTGCTCGACGTGGCGCCCAAGCTCGCCGAGGGCCCCTTCGCCGACCTGCGGGTGGGCATCCTGCACGGCCGCATGCCGGCCGAGCGCAAGGACTCCGTGATGCGCGGGTTCGCCCTGGGCGAGTACGACGTCCTCGTCGCGACCACCGTGATCGAGGTCGGCGTCGACGTGCCCAACGCGACCGTCATGGTCGTCATGGACGCCGACCGGTTCGGCGTCGCGCAGCTCCACCAGCTCCGCGGCCGCGTCGGCCGGGGAAGCGCACCCGGGCTGTGCCTGCTCGTCACCGACGCCGAGGCGGAGTCGCCGGCGAGGGAACGGCTCGAGGCCGTCTCCGCCACCGTCGACGGGTTCCGGCTGTCGCGGCTCGACCTCGAGCAGCGCAAGGAGGGCACGATCCTCTCCGACCGCCAGCACGGCCGCACCGACCTGAAGCAGCTCACGCTGCTGCGCGACGAGGACATCATCAAGGACGCCCGCGACGAGGCCGCGACCCTCGTCGCCTCCGACCCCGACCTCACCGAGCACCCCGCGCTCGCACGGGAGATCGAGGCCTTGCTCGGCGACGACGCCGACTACCTCGAGAAGGGCTGA
- a CDS encoding dienelactone hydrolase family protein: protein MGLSCIVAGGGRRVEGHVSSMGITSRSVLVPAHGAGAIPALVAEPPSGTGPGMLLVHEIFGVTDYVRSRAESLARLGYVVIVPDLYWRLARGVAIDEAADDAIERGLEYRRRLDFSMAVDDAVTSFEHLRSMPAVYRRSGVLGFCLGAGIAFGVAAHAGPAAAVLYYGSDIAAQLDRAPDVRCPVLFHWGGDDDYVPEATRHAVAAAFAHRDDVETHVYPGASHAFDNARSPVFSRPEQAAEAWARTEEFLTRTVPVGHH, encoded by the coding sequence ATGGGCCTATCCTGCATCGTGGCTGGCGGGGGCCGTCGAGTCGAAGGGCACGTGTCGTCCATGGGAATCACCAGCCGGTCCGTGTTGGTACCGGCGCACGGGGCGGGCGCGATCCCGGCCCTGGTCGCGGAGCCACCGTCGGGAACGGGCCCCGGCATGCTCCTGGTCCACGAGATCTTCGGTGTCACCGACTACGTCAGGAGCCGGGCCGAGAGCCTCGCACGACTCGGCTACGTGGTGATCGTGCCCGACCTCTACTGGCGCCTGGCACGTGGCGTCGCGATCGACGAGGCGGCCGACGACGCGATCGAGCGCGGCCTGGAGTACCGGCGGCGGCTCGACTTCTCGATGGCCGTCGACGACGCCGTCACCTCGTTCGAGCACCTGCGCTCGATGCCCGCGGTGTACCGGCGCAGCGGCGTGCTCGGCTTCTGCCTCGGCGCCGGGATCGCGTTCGGCGTCGCGGCGCACGCAGGCCCCGCCGCGGCGGTGCTCTACTACGGCTCCGACATCGCCGCGCAGCTCGACCGGGCACCTGACGTGCGCTGCCCCGTGCTCTTCCACTGGGGTGGCGACGACGACTACGTGCCCGAGGCCACCAGGCATGCCGTGGCCGCCGCGTTCGCGCATCGCGACGACGTCGAGACGCACGTCTACCCCGGCGCCTCGCACGCGTTCGACAACGCCCGGTCGCCGGTCTTCTCCCGACCGGAGCAGGCGGCGGAGGCCTGGGCCCGTACCGAGGAGTTCCTCACCCGGACCGTCCCCGTCGGCCACCACTGA
- a CDS encoding DAK2 domain-containing protein, translating into MLRDWCRAAADDLFGVRDAIDALNVFPVADADTGTNLHLTMTAAADALATRAGEDRAGDAWAALSRAALLGAQGNSGVILSQLLRGVAEHAPADGPALARALRHAADVAYAAVGDPIEGTMLTVATAAASAAEVDSTGHADLATVADAAARGAREALDRTPDQLDVLAEAGVVDAGGAGLVVVLEALARACAGRPREPGDLPHVPAPRDGVRPPVLAAVGPAYEVMYLLDAADDAVEALRDTLGGLGDSLVVVGGDGEWNVHVHVDDAGAAVEAGIGAGRPHRVRVTHLAAGVRVAPTGRRHVVVVVPTAGLGELYESAGARAVVAAGDGAPPTVDEVCAAVPRPQGAEVIVVPGDGSTVAVTADAAGRWRAAGARVAVVPVRVAVQGLAAVAVHQVDRAFDDDAVTMTAAAASTGCADVPVEGTDTVTRTVGAVDRLLSPRQATLVTLVCGPDAPGDLVAAVREHVARIVPGAEVAAYDCGPSGTVSVGVE; encoded by the coding sequence ATGCTTCGCGACTGGTGTCGCGCCGCGGCGGACGACCTGTTCGGCGTGCGCGACGCGATCGACGCGCTCAACGTCTTCCCCGTGGCCGACGCGGACACCGGCACCAACCTCCACCTGACGATGACGGCGGCGGCCGACGCCCTCGCGACGCGGGCCGGTGAGGACCGGGCCGGCGACGCCTGGGCCGCGCTGTCGCGCGCGGCGCTGCTCGGGGCGCAGGGCAACTCGGGGGTCATCCTCAGCCAGCTGCTCCGCGGCGTCGCCGAGCACGCCCCGGCGGACGGCCCCGCGCTCGCGCGGGCGCTACGCCATGCCGCCGACGTCGCGTACGCCGCGGTCGGCGACCCGATCGAGGGCACCATGCTCACCGTGGCCACCGCGGCGGCGTCCGCCGCCGAGGTCGACTCGACCGGGCACGCCGACCTCGCGACGGTCGCCGACGCGGCCGCCCGCGGGGCGCGTGAGGCACTCGACCGCACGCCCGACCAGCTCGACGTGCTCGCCGAGGCGGGCGTGGTCGACGCCGGCGGGGCGGGCCTCGTGGTCGTCCTCGAGGCCCTCGCACGGGCGTGCGCGGGACGTCCTCGCGAGCCGGGTGACCTGCCGCACGTGCCCGCGCCCAGGGACGGCGTCCGGCCGCCGGTGCTCGCCGCGGTCGGTCCCGCGTACGAGGTGATGTACCTGCTCGACGCCGCCGACGACGCGGTCGAGGCGCTGCGCGACACGCTCGGCGGGCTCGGTGACTCCCTCGTCGTGGTCGGCGGTGACGGCGAGTGGAACGTCCACGTCCATGTCGACGACGCCGGCGCGGCGGTCGAGGCCGGCATCGGTGCGGGTCGCCCCCACCGGGTGCGGGTCACGCACCTGGCGGCAGGGGTGCGGGTCGCCCCCACCGGCCGCCGGCACGTCGTCGTCGTCGTGCCGACCGCCGGCCTCGGGGAGCTGTACGAGAGCGCCGGCGCTCGTGCGGTGGTAGCCGCCGGAGATGGCGCGCCGCCGACGGTCGACGAGGTGTGCGCCGCCGTGCCCCGGCCGCAGGGTGCCGAGGTGATCGTCGTCCCCGGTGACGGCAGCACGGTCGCCGTGACCGCGGACGCCGCCGGCAGGTGGCGCGCCGCCGGAGCCCGGGTCGCCGTGGTGCCCGTGCGCGTCGCGGTCCAGGGCCTCGCCGCCGTCGCCGTGCACCAGGTCGACCGCGCGTTCGATGACGACGCCGTCACCATGACCGCCGCGGCCGCGTCCACCGGGTGCGCCGACGTGCCCGTCGAGGGCACCGACACCGTCACGCGCACGGTCGGCGCCGTCGACCGGTTGCTGTCACCGCGGCAGGCCACACTGGTCACCCTGGTGTGCGGCCCCGACGCCCCCGGCGACCTGGTGGCCGCGGTACGCGAGCACGTGGCGCGTATCGTCCCCGGCGCCGAGGTCGCGGCGTACGACTGCGGGCCGTCGGGCACCGTGTCGGTCGGAGTGGAGTAG
- a CDS encoding 16S rRNA (guanine(966)-N(2))-methyltransferase RsmD encodes MTRIVAGTAGGRRIAVPRTFAGRPTSERAREALFASLTSRLGSWEGRRFADLYAGTGAVGLEALSRGASHGLLVESDRSAARAIAANARDIGLDDAVVVSRPVEQVTAAPPAGGPYDVLFLDPPYPLPAADVRDVVAALLRNGWCATGGVVVVERASRDAPFPWPDDVDPGTSRRYGDATFWYGHAHSAGERRET; translated from the coding sequence GTGACGCGGATCGTCGCGGGCACCGCCGGTGGCCGCCGGATCGCGGTGCCGCGGACGTTCGCCGGCCGGCCGACGTCGGAGCGCGCACGCGAGGCGCTCTTCGCGAGCCTCACCTCCCGCCTCGGCTCCTGGGAGGGCAGGCGGTTCGCCGACCTCTACGCCGGCACCGGCGCCGTCGGTCTCGAGGCGCTGTCCCGCGGCGCCTCGCACGGTCTGCTCGTCGAGTCCGACCGGTCCGCGGCGCGGGCGATCGCCGCGAACGCCCGCGACATCGGGCTCGACGACGCGGTGGTGGTCTCGCGCCCCGTGGAACAGGTCACCGCGGCGCCGCCGGCCGGCGGGCCGTACGACGTGCTGTTCCTCGACCCGCCGTACCCGCTGCCCGCGGCGGATGTGCGCGACGTGGTCGCCGCCCTGCTGCGCAACGGCTGGTGCGCGACCGGCGGCGTCGTCGTGGTCGAACGTGCGAGCAGGGACGCGCCGTTCCCCTGGCCGGACGACGTCGATCCCGGCACGTCGAGACGGTACGGGGACGCGACGTTTTGGTACGGTCACGCGCATAGCGCGGGTGAGAGGCGGGAGACCTAG
- the rpmB gene encoding 50S ribosomal protein L28, translating to MAAVCDVCGKGPMFGNNISHSHRRTRRRFNPNIQTVHAMVGRTRKRLNVCTSCLKRGRVAR from the coding sequence GTGGCTGCCGTCTGCGACGTCTGTGGCAAGGGCCCGATGTTCGGCAACAACATCTCGCACTCGCACCGTCGCACCCGCCGCCGGTTCAACCCGAACATCCAGACCGTGCACGCCATGGTCGGCCGCACCCGCAAGCGGCTCAACGTCTGCACCTCCTGCCTCAAGCGGGGCCGGGTCGCCCGCTAG